One region of Salvelinus sp. IW2-2015 linkage group LG6.1, ASM291031v2, whole genome shotgun sequence genomic DNA includes:
- the LOC111965211 gene encoding protein lin-28 homolog A-like isoform X2 gives MAEGVCKTEEDEGPSTEEDSESFHGVGVCKWFNVRMGFGFLSMTNREGVPLESPVDVFVHQSKLHMEGFRSLKEGEAVEFTFKKSAKGLESQRVTGPEGTHCVGSERRPKGKSVQKRRSKGDRCYNCGGLDHHAKECKLPPQPKKCHFCQSIAHMVANCPIKAQQSSPRSQEKPSSLKGDEEEHGHSPPSPVSSD, from the exons ATGGCAGAAG GAGTCTGCAAGACCGAAGAGGATGAAGGACCAAGCACCGAGGAGGACTCGGAATCTTTCCACGGTGTTGGCGTATGTAAATGGTTCAACGTGCGCATGGGCTTTGGGTTTTTGTCCATGACCAACAGAGAGGGGGTCCCGCTCGAGTCTCCGGTCGATGTGTTCGTCCATCAG aGTAAGCTGCACATGGAGGGCTTCCGCAGCTTGAAGGAGGGCGAGGCGGTCGAGTTCACTTTCAAGAAGTCAGCCAAAGGCCTGGAGTCCCAGAGAGTCACTGGGCCGGAGGGAACACACTGTGTGGGCAGCGAGAGGAGACCCAAAGGCAAGAGCGTCCAGAAACGCCGCTCCAAAGGAGATAG GTGCTACAACTGCGGAGGCCTGGACCACCATGCCAAGGAGTGCAAGTTGCCACCCCAGCCTAAGAAGTGCCATTTCTGCCAGAGCATTGCCCACATGGTCGCCAACTGCCCAATCAAAGCACAGCAGTCCTCGCCACGTTCTCAGGAAAAGCCCTCCTCCTTGAAAGGAGACGAGGAGGAACACGGCCACTCGCCCCCGTCCCCCGTGAGCTCCGATTGA
- the LOC111965211 gene encoding protein lin-28 homolog A-like isoform X1, translating into MGSVSNQEFPGVCKTEEDEGPSTEEDSESFHGVGVCKWFNVRMGFGFLSMTNREGVPLESPVDVFVHQSKLHMEGFRSLKEGEAVEFTFKKSAKGLESQRVTGPEGTHCVGSERRPKGKSVQKRRSKGDRCYNCGGLDHHAKECKLPPQPKKCHFCQSIAHMVANCPIKAQQSSPRSQEKPSSLKGDEEEHGHSPPSPVSSD; encoded by the exons ATGGGTTCTGTCTCTAACCAGGAATTCCCAG GAGTCTGCAAGACCGAAGAGGATGAAGGACCAAGCACCGAGGAGGACTCGGAATCTTTCCACGGTGTTGGCGTATGTAAATGGTTCAACGTGCGCATGGGCTTTGGGTTTTTGTCCATGACCAACAGAGAGGGGGTCCCGCTCGAGTCTCCGGTCGATGTGTTCGTCCATCAG aGTAAGCTGCACATGGAGGGCTTCCGCAGCTTGAAGGAGGGCGAGGCGGTCGAGTTCACTTTCAAGAAGTCAGCCAAAGGCCTGGAGTCCCAGAGAGTCACTGGGCCGGAGGGAACACACTGTGTGGGCAGCGAGAGGAGACCCAAAGGCAAGAGCGTCCAGAAACGCCGCTCCAAAGGAGATAG GTGCTACAACTGCGGAGGCCTGGACCACCATGCCAAGGAGTGCAAGTTGCCACCCCAGCCTAAGAAGTGCCATTTCTGCCAGAGCATTGCCCACATGGTCGCCAACTGCCCAATCAAAGCACAGCAGTCCTCGCCACGTTCTCAGGAAAAGCCCTCCTCCTTGAAAGGAGACGAGGAGGAACACGGCCACTCGCCCCCGTCCCCCGTGAGCTCCGATTGA